The Helicoverpa zea isolate HzStark_Cry1AcR chromosome 2, ilHelZeax1.1, whole genome shotgun sequence DNA window aatggAGAGGTCTGGTCATGTCAATATCTGTGATTGGATTCCTATTATTGTGCGAGTTGTATGTTCTTAATCCAAAAATGTGGCAACAAATAAGGGGCATTCAGATGATAGCAGCTATGAAGATAATTTCTGTGGCAATTGAACTAGACAGAGATTTGTTTAAAAGAATGCTTAACCCTGTTGAATTCGGAGGATATGTACTATGTCCAGCTAATTGTATTTTAGGCCCATGGATATCATTCCACAACTACAATCAGTACCTAGAAATTAAGTTCTTATCTAGAAGatggataaaaataattgtggTGAACCTCTTCATATCTATGGTATATTTGGTTTTATCTAACTGTATTGTACCATGGTATATTGATGATGAGATGCCAAAATGGTTAGTGGCATATAGAGATGCACAAGCTTTCAGAATGTCACATTATTTTGTGTCTAGCATGTCAATAGTATCAATGATAAGTGCAGGATTTGGACTTACAAATGATTGCCATTCTGAAGTACAAGTCACTAAGCCATTTTTTATTGAACTGCCACGATCCCTAGTCCAAGTTGTAATTTATTGGAACATTCCAATGCATCAGTGGTTGAAGAACTATGTTTTCAAGACATGCCAGCCATATGGTCAATTTACGGCTATATTTGTTACTTATGCTGTGTCATCATTGCTCCATGGATTGAATTTTCAGTTTTCAGCTGTACTTCTGAGTATTGGAACATTTTCTTATGTTGAGTACAATCTACGCTACAAAGTAGCCTCAACTCTAGAAGTGTGTTGTTTAGCTAATCCTTGTAATAAGCAATGTGATCATAAGTACAAGAAGAACACTTCAGTTGCCATTATAACAAACACTATATTTTCTATAATTACGATAATACATCTTGCGTACTTAGGTGTGATGTTTGAGGCATCATTTTCAGTGCAAGAATCAGGTTACTCATACTTCCATACTATAAGTAAATGGGAAAATCTCGATTATTTCAGTCATGGtcttgccatatttttttatgtgatttatTTGTTGATGTGATAATAATACTTTAGGAAAGTAGTATTTAAGCATGTTTTATAGTATTTTCTGAATCTCTTCTTGTGATCTCTACAGTATTATACGTTTACACTTCatgtttataaaaagttttcaagaCTTCGAtaactaaaacaataatatctttatccaatttatttaattttagatacATCTTAATCAAAGACAAGCAATATTATTGTAGGTAACTTTTAATAGAAGAATTTTGCAAATTTTAgggtaaaattattaaaatgtctcTAATAGATGCTAGTTTCTATGCACATTACTATTTCGTAATTATGCACAATAAGCAGGTATAGtttgaatttaatgtttttgataCCTGTCTTACCTGTACTTAAACTGCAAATTGTTTGCACTCAAATACACAAAAAGTAGACTTCATTAAATCTTGATAGGTATTTTAAGTCTAAAAGTAGTTCTATTCAAATACTGAAGTACATCAACTGACCAATAAATGTTGGGTTGAGTAAGCacaaaaactgattttaaagCATTGTTATGTGATCatagtatgtatatatttaatattgcattttgtatatttcctgggtttaaagaaaaacatgtatttattattatcactGCCACTTTATTTCATTATCTATTATGAACATGTTTTTCTCATAATAACAATCAATTGTTCTAATATTTACTTGGTATGTGTTACTAATATTACTATCCAATATTTGGACTTTATAATTTACATCTTCTGGCATTGGAATATCTCCAATTTTATATGTTTCTTTGTTAGAACTAAAATGTTCTGGTTTAGTGTATATTAGGATAACTTTATATTCTttagccactttttgtatcatCTTCAGTAaattttttatatacaaatccatttttgttatttttgagcCTTGTTCAGACCAATAAAATGCTGTTAAAGTATCGAATATGAGTAGTGAGATATTTGGATGTTCTGCTAATATATTGTCCAAGTTGTGAATAGATGTATAAAACTGTGTTGCATCATAAATGTCCAGTGTAAACAAATTATTGAGACTTCTTTTAAGTACATTTTCTAGTTCAGTTTCACAATTCCCCCTTGAGGTTGATACAATCTTTTTCTTCAACACATTTATGAATTCATAGCAATTAAAATGACTGGCTGTATTAAATACAAGGGCACCCAATGGCTCAGTATTATTCTTGGGATATATTGCTTCAGAAATCAAATCTAACAAAAGTTTTTGACTACTATTGCTAATTAATTCAACAACATCATCACACTTTAATCCAGGCTGAAATAGATCTGAGTAAAAGTTTTCAACAACTGGCTTCTTAGTCAATCTTGCCAGTAGTTGAACTCCAGATTCTACTTTGTATTTATTCATAGCTATTCTGTTGGAGACCCTtgcctgatattttttttaattctgttgCACTGAAGAAGAAGGAAtagaaactttgtttgtttgccgCGCGCCGGTttacctgtcaagtgtcaattttattttgtttgacatGTCATCTTTCGGAAGCTGTCAAAATGGCAATATGAGTAAGCCACAGAGTTTATTATGGATGATATGAGAACGTACCccctttccaaaatatttgcataaaatcttcataatttttctaacaaaaataatattgatttatattataaactgaaTTTAATACACAAAAGGAAACTCAAAACTAATAAAGGTGTGCAAAAATTGGTTCTCATTTCTGTCAGCCGGCAGTGTACTCAATATTCTACATGACCTAAACAGtctaaaaaccagcctttgggttgTAGGAAGTGTATTTAAGGCGCTTAAAAGTTTGCTcagcaaaggacaatgggcgattccggtccaaatttCCGCCACGATCGAAACCTATacggctagatagcccgttaaatgtagaacattttttgttatgaaagtaaaaaaaaatacaatgccagaaaaaagttatagcaaaatcaaatacaacattttacagactttttcaatttcattttttcaattacttttcgtgatgttcggttttcgtactttctgtaacttctgacaaaatagaattgttcattattagagagaagacaccaccagttaccgCTGGAaccaggaaccgctgagtatattcaagcacttctggcgcctcaattggttagtgattcgtacatccatcgggcaaaaatatgggctgtttatttgcaaatgtgtcttactcatcttagttttagataaagtgcggaaatggaagtggaataaaataaaaaattataatgataacatacaaaaactaccgaaaattaagaatacatttttggctataacttttttttggcattgttttttttttactttcttagtacaAGTTAcgctaaattaagtggactatttaattatataggtctcgttcgtggtggacatttggaccagacttcatacattcttgcccaatctcctttcaaCCCCACGCTCCTCAAAAATATGATGGGTGTGCGTTACGACTCAGGTTGGTCTCTGTTACCTATTCTAATTAGAcgagtgaatgaatgaatggcGTTGTTCAGTCAAAGACCTATTACTATATTACGTCTATGAAGACCTAACTGTTAAGTTTGTAATTTTGGAAACTATGGACACCCTACCACAGGTCGTCTTGAGTACATAGTTCTCGACTACTTACTGCATACTTAATCTATTCTTTTAACTAATGACTATAAAATTGGATTCTACGCCTACTCCGAATGAGAAATTGAGATAAGGTTAATGAAAATTAAGATATTGAATCCACTTCCAGACACAACCTGCAAAATTATTTAGGCATTTTATGGGTTCCTTGGTGATGTTAAGACATTTTATGTCAAAGTCACAATTACAGTCAATGTCAAGTGAAATTGAAAAGTCAAAATTATGATGTCATTCTAGCATATTGCATTCAAAATGCAGTGGATCGGCTAATAAAATTCTGTTTTGAAACAGTGAATCGATCTTTTTCAATAGTTCTATTGACGCagatttgaattttttaatttcagataTTCACATaaattttctgaaataaaactgttaccGTGAAATAATGATCTTTAAAAACCCGCCGAAATTAAAGTTATAACTGATTTTACGTAGAAAAAACGTGTTTTAATCTTGTTTAACTCTGTTTAGAAATACATGtttcaaaatgttatttaaaagtcAGTATGTGGTTTTAATATTTGTGATATGTTTATTGCAATGTGCCTTGTCGGAGATAATCACATTATCCATACTTGGATCTGCTGCTGTAGCTGGCTGGTTTAGTTGGAATACACTTAAAGAAAACACATATTGTCGATACGTGGAATGTTGTACAGATCAGCATGTGCCTTTTGATATAAACAGTGAGTAGACAATACTTCCTGACCTATTAATATTTGTgacagataatattttttttatttatatatttgattTTGTAACAAATACACTTGATTACAGAATTAAAATTATCTCTATCACAAAGAATGTTTGGGCAGCCATTAGTTGATGAACTAGTGAATATATTGCATGCACACAAAGAGGCTGTACATGATGagaacaaaagaaataaaaaggcTTTGGTAATAAGCCTTCATGGCTGGCCGGGTGTGGGTAAAAACTATGCAGCTACTATGATTGCCGAGGCACTTTACACTAAAGGCATGCACAGTAAATATGTAAAGTTGTTTATGGGCAAAAAAGATTTTGACTGCTCTaacttacaaaagaaaaaagtgaGTATAAATGCATTTTGTTATGAAACGCATGCTAAGTCTTGCTCTTTTAGTTACTTCTATCATTTTAATGTCTCCATAAACAATAATTGCTTTCCAGGAAGACTTGGTAGCAACTCTGAATAGTATTGTAAGAAAATGTCCGAAGTCTctcataatatttgatgaaatCCATGATATGTGCCCTTCCGTGTTAGACACCATCAAACCGATGCTTGATCATCATCATGCTGTAGACGGTATTGATTATAGGTATGTGTTCAAATCATTTTTCCTTTTTCACATGCTCTTTAATTCTGCATGCAAAAAGCCTGGATACCTTAGCACggatttccaaaaaaatatattttcatagaCATGAACAAGACTAATTatttgattataaaataaaaatcattttgttGCAGGgatagcatttttatatttatatccaATATTGGAGGTCAAGAAATAGCGACAAAGTTGTTAGACCTGTATGCACAAGGTGCAAAGAGAGGTGATGTTGAATTTCATGATTTTGAACCTATCATAAGGAGGACTGCATATTTTCAaggtattttacttttaaaaatgttatttttagtacTATATATCTGTACTTGTCACCATATTTTGTGTAGTAACTTGATTTTATTGATATCATTTGCCAGTCAGTTCAACTTATTTCACTGTAATGTATGAGATATGCTTATTTTatggccggttcacacatgtctccgttttactgttccgttttattgtgtaggtttttttttcgtcgatggcgtatgtagttgtatgagtgacttcacacatggcacagtattctgtatacaactacatacgccatcgacgaaaaaaaaacgtacacgataaaacgggacagtaaaacggagacatgtgtgaaccggccgttaatgtgtttaattttcatagtaacagtcatttaattgtttttgtttttttcaggTGGATTTGAAAAGGCAGCTGCAATAGCAAATCATCTGATTGACCATTATGTGCCATTTTTACCATTGGAGCAACACCATGTAGAGATGTGTGCTCTGGCCGAGTTTCGGTCACACTCTGTATATCACCCAACTAAGGAAATGATGGCGTAAGTATATACTTATCTTCTTAAAACCTCTGCTGATTGGGTTCACTTAATGATTATTACAGAAATCCACACCATTGGGGATCGTAACTTTTTTCCTAGCTATCCCCACTGCTTAAACAAACTCAGCCTACCAGGTGTTGTTTTCTAAATAAGTAATAATGAAGTTTCGAACTTTTAAACCTGCAATGAGGTGTgtacccaaaaaaaaattgtttaagtaCCCTGAATATGAACTCCAAATATTTTGTCCATGTATGCGAAAAAATTATCAGTAGAACTatgcattaaaatatatattttccttATGTTTCATGGTGTATATAGTTTATCTCTGGTTGCATGTTGTTCATGATAAACTTGATTTCCTGTGactgaaattatgaaaaatttactgtgcaaataattttatagttattattaaaatacttagaaTTGTTTTGTTACCCATCAGTACCACATTTTTGTTGAATGATTTTGAATCCATAACACCTGGTGGGGattgatttttatattaaaaaaaaaaacagtttttttttaaactaccataaatatgataataatattttattttaagcacataaataactttgtttttattcacatttttaCAGGGAAGCTTTATCTGTCATAACATATGGCCCTAATGAAGACCAGCCAATATTTGCTAACAATGGATGCAAGCGATTTACAAGACACATTCCTTATGTAATTCAAAAGAATAAGCAGAAGCTTGAATTATAACTAATGTCCAGTTTAAGGGTAATcttgtgatattttttatgtttgttgagttattaatatttatttagctttaaaCCTTCTTTGTACAAAATAgttgttaattttgtaagaTGAAATAATGAGCATTTCAAAGATAATGATTTGcagaatttattattatcatgAAACACAGTTCATTGCATTTCATGAAAAAAGAACTGTTTTATcacaataattatgtaaaatcgtgtctttatttattgtaaaacaagTTCATGTTCCAGTGATCTTGCTGAATGTTCATTTGATTTACATGTTAACTGATGATCTGTAAATAATACCTAGGCTTAGTTAATGTTCAGAAAATTAATAAGGAATGTTCTCTGTCTCTAATTGTTAGGGTTAGTTTTTACCAAACAGATGTATTGATAGTTTTAATATCACTGACCTTATAATTTTATATGGCAAAGCAATACTCTTGATAATTCAGTTGATTTCAATGTGCAAGGATTTCACTGTTTGGTGGACAACTAAtcctaaatagtttttttattcacTGAAAGTgaattttcacaataaaataaaattaaacataattacatTGTGTATGATTGACCAGAAATAACACTTAACATTATGGCTATGCattaaagtataaaatatgtttaaaacacACACAGGTGTAGGAAGTTGTCAGGATAACTCAAATGCTCAGAAAGCCATTGCAGTGGTGTGTCTGATGGAATTACTATCCCATGTGTTCTCAATTGCACTGAAagataaaatgtataattttactgACAAATAAGATAAGCTGTTTCACACAAGGCCTGTGGAAACTATTCACCTATGTCACTCAGTGCCGTAACTAGCCTTTTATGCGCCCGGTGCGAGCTTTCAAAACTGCGCCCTTGAAAAATGCTCTAACCAGGCTCTGACAATaaagtggacaaatgtgcataaaaataaatctatctattttttgtttacgaaggtataggtacttagtagatttctttaagataaaaattgtttattcaaaatctaTCTCTCGCACGCTAGTGCGTCAGTAACGCCGCACGtagttaatgaataaaatcaaagataaaGGGAGGACCAATGAATGTGGCTGACAGCAATGATAGCGTAACGTGAACTATATGTACATCTCCTCAGCTAGATTGACAGATTTGCTTAGAACTTCTAAGTTAGAAGTGGCGCCCTCCAAATGAATAGGTATAGACAGAAATTGTCTCATAGTTACggtataggtacttttgtttgtgtatgtaatATTGCGAGCAAGACAAGGTGgatttatatttgtctgatgtgtcgtgacgtgacgcgtcagaacTGTATCGGTTCCATACATAAGCCATCACAACACAACACGTTACGCACTAGTGTGAACGTTACCATCCtacgaatattataaacgcgaaagtttgtatacatggatggatggatgtttgttactctttcacgcaaaaactactgaatggattttaatgaaactttacaataatatagcttatacatcagaataacacataggctacaatcagtgccggctttaattctactagcgccctgggcgagatttctacggcgcccccaactgcaattcaaacccttacgaaaaacagagacataatatatgtagttaccgattgcgcgggcgaagcgagcgcgaatttttttttcatagttcacaAGTCCAAGCATAAATGacctcaatactcaatactttatttGCTTTCCATGTGTATTCTTAGGTGGTAGTCTTACATATATATAGTtcacatggaccctgtcgggcacagcaaaataagtggGATAGGAGAGAGGAAGCTCTTATCGGCTATGTTACTTATTATTGTTAACTAAGACTAAAGTAGTTATATAGGCaaataagttacatatttttattttaaaggttgttttttttttattttaatttttatttttatttaaacacttaatCTACACTGCAAACTTGGAAACTGTGTGTGTGCgcgtatatgtgtgtgtgtgtgtgtgtgtgtatgtgtgtgtgactgtttatgtctttatatttttatcatttaggtattcgttAACGGAATAGTAGCATTTACTTATAAGAAATTGtctaagttttttt harbors:
- the LOC124640324 gene encoding protein-serine O-palmitoleoyltransferase porcupine yields the protein MDDEEEYTESAWTYIALCGEPTLYEGLRFAKDLIIANVALRLIIQFVPLPHNVRHSLSLVIGSFLLYYNIGPPFIWTVGLTASAYILIILVSFVTKKWRGLVMSISVIGFLLLCELYVLNPKMWQQIRGIQMIAAMKIISVAIELDRDLFKRMLNPVEFGGYVLCPANCILGPWISFHNYNQYLEIKFLSRRWIKIIVVNLFISMVYLVLSNCIVPWYIDDEMPKWLVAYRDAQAFRMSHYFVSSMSIVSMISAGFGLTNDCHSEVQVTKPFFIELPRSLVQVVIYWNIPMHQWLKNYVFKTCQPYGQFTAIFVTYAVSSLLHGLNFQFSAVLLSIGTFSYVEYNLRYKVASTLEVCCLANPCNKQCDHKYKKNTSVAIITNTIFSIITIIHLAYLGVMFEASFSVQESGYSYFHTISKWENLDYFSHGLAIFFYVIYLLM
- the LOC124640333 gene encoding torsin-like protein, giving the protein MLFKSQYVVLIFVICLLQCALSEIITLSILGSAAVAGWFSWNTLKENTYCRYVECCTDQHVPFDINKLKLSLSQRMFGQPLVDELVNILHAHKEAVHDENKRNKKALVISLHGWPGVGKNYAATMIAEALYTKGMHSKYVKLFMGKKDFDCSNLQKKKEDLVATLNSIVRKCPKSLIIFDEIHDMCPSVLDTIKPMLDHHHAVDGIDYRDSIFIFISNIGGQEIATKLLDLYAQGAKRGDVEFHDFEPIIRRTAYFQGGFEKAAAIANHLIDHYVPFLPLEQHHVEMCALAEFRSHSVYHPTKEMMAEALSVITYGPNEDQPIFANNGCKRFTRHIPYVIQKNKQKLEL